In a genomic window of Candidatus Limnocylindrales bacterium:
- the sulP gene encoding sulfate permease has translation MPASRWRPFTPKLVTVLGEGYSPADFRADCLAGLTVAIIALPLAMALGIASGTTPDKGLLTAVVAGFLISALGGSRVQIGGPTGAFVVVVFNVIAKHGFDGLVLATLLAGVLLVIAGFARLGTWIKYIPDPVVTGFTTGIAVIIFSSQVRDLFGLRMTEVPADFLEKWSAFWSARMSVNPWSVAVSVVAVALILFSRRYRPRFPSFLATVIAGSVAVAVFGLPVDTIGSRFGAIAAGLPMPHVPAISIARIRDLMPSALTIAFLAGVESLLSAVVADGMTGRRHRSNCELVAQGVANMASAFFGGIPATGAIARTATNVRSGARSPVAGMLHALFILLFMLTLAPVMIYVPLACLAAVLVVVAWNMSELHRFRRLLGAPPGDRMVLLLTFGLTVLVDLTVAIEVGVVLASVLFMHRMAEAVAVEGGPVLFEENGDDDDEIGAVAREDLPPGVEVFELRGPLFFGASGRLLDLLEATAHQPPAVFVLRMREVPLVDTSGESALREFVRRSAALGTRVVITELQPAAAGLLDRMSFGGHHPNLAITATLTDALRAAAPA, from the coding sequence ATGCCTGCGTCGCGTTGGCGACCGTTTACTCCCAAGCTCGTGACCGTCCTCGGCGAGGGCTACTCGCCGGCGGACTTTCGCGCCGACTGTCTTGCCGGCCTGACGGTTGCGATCATCGCGCTGCCGCTTGCGATGGCCCTCGGCATCGCGTCGGGAACCACACCGGACAAGGGACTGCTTACCGCCGTGGTGGCCGGCTTCCTGATTTCCGCGCTCGGCGGAAGCCGCGTGCAGATCGGCGGGCCGACCGGCGCGTTCGTCGTCGTCGTGTTCAACGTGATTGCGAAGCATGGCTTCGACGGCCTCGTGCTGGCGACGCTGCTCGCGGGCGTGCTGCTGGTGATCGCCGGCTTTGCGCGGCTGGGGACGTGGATCAAGTACATTCCCGATCCGGTCGTCACCGGTTTCACGACGGGGATCGCCGTCATCATCTTCTCGAGCCAGGTGCGCGACCTGTTCGGACTTCGCATGACCGAGGTGCCCGCCGACTTCCTCGAGAAGTGGTCGGCGTTCTGGTCGGCACGCATGTCGGTCAATCCGTGGAGCGTCGCGGTGTCGGTCGTTGCCGTCGCGCTGATCCTCTTCTCGAGGCGCTACCGGCCGCGCTTTCCATCTTTCCTTGCGACCGTGATCGCAGGTTCGGTGGCCGTGGCGGTCTTCGGCCTTCCCGTCGATACGATCGGATCCCGCTTCGGCGCGATCGCCGCCGGGCTGCCGATGCCGCACGTGCCGGCCATTTCCATCGCACGGATCCGCGATCTGATGCCGAGCGCGCTCACGATCGCATTTCTTGCCGGCGTCGAATCGCTGCTTTCGGCCGTCGTTGCCGACGGCATGACCGGACGCCGTCACCGTTCCAACTGCGAGCTCGTCGCCCAGGGCGTCGCGAACATGGCGTCGGCGTTCTTCGGTGGAATTCCGGCGACGGGCGCGATCGCGCGCACCGCAACGAACGTTCGTTCCGGTGCGCGCTCGCCGGTTGCCGGCATGCTCCACGCGCTGTTCATCCTTCTCTTCATGCTGACGCTCGCACCGGTGATGATTTACGTGCCACTGGCGTGCCTTGCGGCCGTCCTCGTCGTGGTCGCGTGGAACATGAGCGAGCTTCATCGCTTTCGCCGGCTGCTCGGCGCACCGCCGGGAGACCGCATGGTCCTGCTGCTGACGTTCGGCCTCACGGTGCTCGTCGACCTGACTGTTGCGATCGAGGTCGGCGTCGTGCTCGCGTCGGTGTTGTTCATGCATCGCATGGCGGAAGCCGTGGCGGTCGAAGGCGGACCGGTTCTGTTCGAAGAAAACGGCGACGACGACGACGAGATCGGCGCAGTGGCCCGCGAGGACCTGCCTCCCGGCGTAGAGGTATTCGAGCTGCGCGGGCCGCTGTTTTTCGGTGCGTCGGGCCGCCTCCTCGATCTTCTCGAAGCCACCGCGCACCAGCCCCCGGCGGTTTTCGTGCTGCGCATGCGCGAGGTTCCACTGGTCGACACCAGCGGCGAGAGCGCACTGCGCGAATTCGTACGCCGCTCGGCAGCGCTCGGGACCCGCGTCGTCATCACCGAGTTGCAACCGGCGGCAGCCGGCCTCCTCGATCGCATGAGCTTCGGCGGTCATCATCCGAACCTCGCGATCACGGCGACCCTCACGGACGCGCTACGGGCTGCGGCACCCGCCTGA